A window of the Haloarcula rubripromontorii genome harbors these coding sequences:
- a CDS encoding AI-2E family transporter, with translation MEYSTDLGRRVLLAIAGVALFLVVGLVLSQFLPTLVFTVFLYYASRPIYRRLGWLPLPESFLGRAVPYQKQLHAAATIFFFLLPFVLLVGYTIVLIVPELQSFFGEGGLGAAYLSQFQDLQGGSLPGPLADLGFSDVLAMGPDEVIDLLRNATVQSWLGRVSDTLIGSVSMLTALLLRVFIMFAGTYYLLTDGPRLVGWFLDTFDGSGVLRNYAAAVDEELSSILFGNILNALVTGVIGIFVFSLYNLVAPGSVQVPFAPLVGALTGIGSLIPVVGMKIVYLPVAALLAVSAVVTGQTAALAWVVLFLVVTLVVVDTIPDFLIRPYVSGDLTHVGLLMFAYILGPIAFGFYGIFLGPILLVLAAQFFRIIVPYIITGSVETTQTSLSDYDSTES, from the coding sequence ATGGAATATAGTACCGACCTCGGACGGCGCGTCCTCCTTGCTATCGCGGGCGTAGCACTCTTCCTCGTGGTCGGACTCGTCCTGTCCCAGTTCCTCCCGACGCTCGTGTTCACCGTTTTTCTGTACTACGCCAGCCGACCGATTTATCGACGGCTCGGGTGGCTCCCGCTACCCGAATCGTTCCTGGGTCGGGCCGTCCCCTACCAGAAACAGCTCCACGCGGCGGCCACGATTTTCTTCTTCCTGTTACCGTTCGTGCTTCTGGTCGGCTACACGATCGTCCTCATTGTCCCCGAGTTACAGTCGTTCTTCGGCGAAGGTGGTCTAGGTGCGGCGTACCTCTCGCAGTTTCAAGATCTGCAGGGTGGGTCGCTACCGGGGCCGCTCGCCGACCTCGGCTTCTCAGATGTGCTGGCGATGGGGCCGGATGAGGTGATCGACCTGTTGCGAAACGCGACAGTCCAGTCGTGGCTGGGGCGTGTCTCCGATACGCTCATCGGCTCTGTGAGTATGCTTACGGCGCTACTGCTGCGCGTGTTCATCATGTTTGCCGGAACGTACTACCTGCTCACCGACGGACCGCGACTTGTCGGCTGGTTCCTTGACACCTTCGACGGGTCAGGTGTCCTTCGCAACTACGCGGCGGCGGTCGACGAGGAACTGTCCTCGATTCTCTTCGGGAACATCTTGAACGCACTGGTGACGGGCGTTATCGGGATCTTCGTGTTCTCGCTGTACAATCTGGTCGCGCCAGGCTCAGTGCAGGTTCCGTTTGCACCACTCGTCGGCGCGCTCACCGGCATCGGCAGCCTCATTCCAGTGGTCGGGATGAAAATCGTCTATCTGCCCGTGGCCGCACTGCTTGCGGTCTCCGCGGTCGTCACAGGACAGACGGCAGCCCTGGCCTGGGTTGTCCTCTTCCTTGTGGTCACGCTAGTCGTCGTCGACACCATCCCGGATTTCCTGATTCGGCCGTACGTCAGCGGTGATCTGACTCACGTCGGTCTGTTGATGTTCGCGTACATCCTCGGCCCCATCGCGTTTGGCTTCTACGGCATCTTCTTGGGGCCGATCCTGCTGGTGCTTGCCGCTCAGTTCTTCCGGATTATCGTCCCCTACATCATCACAGGTTCTGTCGAAACGACACAGACCTCGCTCTCCGACTACGACTCTACGGAGTCTTAG
- a CDS encoding cupin domain-containing protein: MDTVTIDDVPVERNPMQVHDIRKPVSRKLGTEHFAANYFELDPGDSFSGSLHRHHDQEEVFYIEQGQTTFEVGLDREEVDVSGGELIRFEPGEFQQGYNSGDERVIGWAFGAPGATHDWDELESRAHCPECDEETTQSVALADGRFELTCTGCGNVQG; encoded by the coding sequence ATGGACACAGTAACCATCGACGACGTACCAGTCGAACGGAACCCGATGCAGGTGCATGACATCCGCAAGCCCGTCTCCAGAAAACTCGGGACCGAGCATTTCGCGGCGAACTACTTCGAACTCGACCCGGGCGATTCTTTCTCGGGGAGCCTCCACCGCCACCACGATCAGGAGGAGGTGTTCTACATCGAACAGGGACAAACCACCTTCGAGGTCGGCCTCGACCGCGAGGAAGTTGACGTGTCGGGCGGTGAACTGATACGCTTCGAACCCGGCGAGTTCCAGCAGGGGTACAACTCCGGCGACGAGCGCGTTATCGGCTGGGCCTTCGGCGCGCCCGGCGCAACTCACGACTGGGACGAGCTAGAATCGAGAGCGCACTGTCCGGAGTGCGACGAAGAAACGACCCAGAGCGTCGCCCTCGCCGACGGCCGGTTCGAACTCACCTGTACCGGGTGCGGGAACGTTCAGGGCTAG
- a CDS encoding ArsR/SmtB family transcription factor yields MSSLLPLKPTPTTDRDLAPKLIDFEDDEAEQVLSTITSTTARRILGIIYDEPTTASEIATELDTSVQNVSYHLDRLSDAGLVEVIETWYSEQGREMDVYAPTNSALVLFTGAERTTPSLKTALRRVFGGIGIVGIVSALVHARRSVPAPSPSPRMGEPPVQQPEPTIWEPLVTFGTGPGGVVLGIGVLTILFLFVAWYWQTYRPVKMQTS; encoded by the coding sequence ATGTCCTCGCTTCTACCGCTCAAGCCCACACCAACTACGGACCGTGACTTGGCTCCGAAACTCATCGATTTCGAGGATGACGAGGCAGAACAGGTCCTGTCAACGATTACCTCAACGACGGCGCGCCGTATTCTCGGCATCATCTACGACGAACCAACGACAGCGTCGGAAATTGCCACCGAACTCGACACGTCGGTACAGAACGTCAGTTACCATCTAGATCGACTCAGCGACGCCGGCTTGGTTGAAGTAATCGAGACGTGGTATTCTGAACAGGGACGAGAGATGGATGTATATGCACCAACGAATAGCGCACTCGTCCTTTTCACCGGAGCAGAGCGAACAACGCCATCACTCAAGACTGCATTGCGTCGAGTTTTCGGCGGCATTGGTATCGTCGGCATCGTCAGTGCGCTCGTCCATGCGCGTCGGTCAGTACCGGCCCCCTCCCCTTCACCTAGAATGGGTGAGCCTCCGGTTCAGCAACCTGAGCCAACTATCTGGGAGCCACTCGTCACCTTTGGTACTGGCCCCGGTGGGGTTGTCCTCGGAATCGGCGTCCTCACGATTCTGTTCCTCTTCGTGGCGTGGTACTGGCAAACATACCGTCCGGTAAAGATGCAGACCTCATGA
- a CDS encoding helix-turn-helix domain-containing protein has protein sequence MKYVTLSLWMAQEVRHPMHQFVVDHDGYEASYLLRGNDIGADPQTLLFHVDGFPPEPYRAALEQADTVREYAISTCPDETFYLYVQDSPSATDHDLVDALTRAGLVIVSPVAYRADGTVGLTLVGPGGTVQQAVETVPDGVSVDVREVGEYDSRRLDTGAALTDRQFEAVAAAVDCGYYGSPRAGSVDDVADELGCAPGTAAEHLRKAEAHVMADILEQRPESTA, from the coding sequence ATGAAGTACGTCACGCTCTCGCTGTGGATGGCCCAAGAGGTCCGACACCCGATGCACCAGTTCGTCGTCGACCACGACGGCTACGAGGCGAGCTATCTCCTTCGGGGCAACGACATCGGAGCCGATCCCCAGACTCTGCTGTTTCACGTCGACGGGTTTCCGCCGGAGCCCTATCGGGCGGCGCTGGAACAGGCCGACACCGTCCGGGAGTACGCCATCTCGACGTGCCCCGACGAGACGTTCTACCTCTACGTACAGGACTCGCCGTCGGCGACCGATCACGACCTCGTCGACGCGCTCACGCGGGCCGGTCTGGTCATCGTTTCGCCGGTCGCTTACCGTGCCGACGGCACAGTCGGACTCACACTGGTCGGTCCGGGCGGAACGGTCCAGCAGGCAGTCGAGACGGTGCCAGACGGCGTCTCCGTCGACGTGCGGGAGGTCGGAGAGTACGACAGCCGGCGACTCGACACCGGCGCGGCACTCACCGACCGGCAGTTCGAGGCCGTCGCCGCCGCCGTCGACTGTGGGTACTACGGCAGCCCTCGGGCGGGGAGCGTCGACGATGTCGCCGACGAACTCGGCTGTGCTCCCGGAACTGCCGCCGAACACCTCAGGAAGGCTGAGGCTCATGTGATGGCTGACATACTCGAACAGCGCCCTGAATCGACGGCGTAG
- the msrA gene encoding peptide-methionine (S)-S-oxide reductase MsrA: MTDQATFAGGCFWCTESVFKQIDGVVDVVSGYAGGHVADPSYEAVCRGETGHAECIQLTYDPEEVSYEDLLAVHFTTHTPTTKDREGNDVGTQYRSAVFYHDETQRETVEAFIEEVQPGYDSDIVTEVEPLETFYPAEEYHQDYFEKNPDQSYCQLTIPPKIEKLKQKHAELLT; encoded by the coding sequence ATGACTGACCAAGCGACATTCGCGGGCGGTTGCTTCTGGTGTACGGAATCGGTGTTCAAACAGATCGACGGGGTGGTCGACGTGGTCTCGGGCTACGCTGGCGGACACGTCGCCGACCCCAGCTACGAGGCGGTCTGTCGCGGGGAAACGGGCCATGCAGAGTGCATACAGCTCACCTACGACCCCGAGGAGGTGAGCTACGAGGACCTGCTCGCGGTCCACTTCACGACGCATACCCCGACGACGAAAGACCGGGAAGGTAACGACGTGGGCACGCAGTATCGTTCGGCCGTGTTCTACCACGACGAGACCCAGCGCGAGACCGTGGAAGCTTTCATCGAGGAAGTCCAGCCGGGCTACGATAGCGACATCGTCACCGAGGTCGAACCGCTGGAGACGTTCTATCCCGCCGAGGAGTATCACCAGGATTACTTCGAGAAGAACCCGGACCAGAGTTACTGCCAGTTGACTATCCCGCCGAAAATCGAGAAGCTCAAACAGAAACACGCGGAATTGCTGACATGA
- a CDS encoding NADH-quinone oxidoreductase subunit D: protein MAQTVHRADDVHPLIEPIADHVLSTERHENAPAVVIRADEVQAVLSTLRTEAGLDHCACVTAQEYADRFETIYHLRRYDDPTQELSVVVPTPRESPSSESAASVYPTAAWHEREAYDLVGIEYEDHPDLRRILLPETWQGHPLSRDYNQDQPQIVSFREHERLLEDRREGPETMHINMGPHHPSTHGVLHLNAQLDGEQVAAVDPDIGYIHRCEEQMCQQGTYRHQIMPYPDRWDWGGAGLLNEWAYARAAEDLADIEVPAYAQVIRTMGGELSRILSHMLAVATYALDVVGEFTATFQWGVRDRELVQDILEDLTGQRLMFNYLRLGGVAWDLPEPREAFFEKIRAFLDDLPHKLTEYHDMLTSNEILQLRTVDTGHLSAETAKAYGCTGPVARASGVDYDLRRDDPYGYYDELDWSVVTEQGGDNFSRLLVRLREVEESAKIIGQCVDLLEDWPEDDREIQANVPRTLRPDADTEIYRAVEAAKGELGIYIRSDGTETPARFKIRGPSFSHVQALSEMARGEYVPDLVATIGSLDTIMGEVDR, encoded by the coding sequence ATGGCCCAGACAGTCCACCGAGCCGACGACGTTCATCCGCTTATCGAGCCGATTGCCGACCACGTCCTCTCCACCGAACGCCACGAGAACGCCCCAGCCGTTGTCATCCGCGCGGACGAGGTGCAGGCCGTCCTCTCGACGCTGCGAACCGAGGCCGGTCTGGACCACTGTGCCTGTGTGACGGCCCAGGAGTACGCCGACCGGTTCGAGACGATCTATCATCTGCGGCGCTACGACGACCCGACACAGGAACTTTCGGTCGTTGTGCCAACACCCAGGGAGTCGCCGAGTAGCGAGTCCGCCGCGTCCGTGTACCCGACGGCGGCGTGGCACGAGCGGGAAGCCTACGACCTCGTCGGCATCGAGTACGAAGACCACCCCGACCTCCGGCGCATTCTCCTGCCCGAAACCTGGCAGGGCCACCCGCTGAGCCGGGACTACAATCAGGACCAGCCACAGATCGTTTCCTTCCGCGAACACGAGCGCCTGCTCGAAGACCGCCGCGAAGGGCCGGAGACGATGCATATCAATATGGGGCCACACCACCCCTCGACGCACGGCGTCCTCCACCTGAACGCCCAACTCGACGGCGAGCAGGTCGCTGCCGTCGACCCCGACATCGGCTACATCCACCGCTGTGAGGAACAGATGTGTCAGCAGGGCACCTACCGCCACCAGATTATGCCCTATCCGGACCGGTGGGACTGGGGCGGAGCTGGCCTGTTGAACGAGTGGGCGTACGCCCGTGCGGCCGAGGACCTCGCCGACATCGAGGTGCCGGCGTACGCCCAGGTCATCCGGACAATGGGCGGCGAACTCTCACGTATCCTCTCGCACATGCTTGCGGTCGCGACCTACGCGCTTGACGTGGTCGGGGAATTCACCGCTACCTTCCAGTGGGGCGTCCGGGACCGCGAACTCGTTCAGGACATTCTCGAAGACCTGACCGGCCAGCGGCTGATGTTCAACTACCTGCGGCTGGGCGGCGTCGCCTGGGATCTGCCCGAACCTCGGGAGGCGTTTTTCGAGAAGATCCGTGCGTTCCTCGACGACCTGCCGCACAAGCTCACGGAGTACCACGATATGCTCACCAGCAACGAGATTCTCCAGCTTCGGACGGTCGACACGGGTCACCTCTCGGCTGAGACCGCGAAAGCCTACGGCTGTACCGGGCCGGTCGCCCGAGCGTCCGGCGTCGACTACGACCTCCGTCGGGACGACCCATACGGCTACTACGACGAACTCGACTGGTCGGTCGTCACCGAGCAGGGCGGCGACAACTTCTCGCGCCTGCTCGTGCGCCTGCGCGAAGTGGAGGAGTCCGCGAAGATCATCGGCCAGTGCGTCGACCTGCTGGAGGACTGGCCCGAGGACGACCGCGAGATACAGGCGAACGTGCCCCGCACGCTTCGGCCCGACGCTGACACCGAAATCTACCGCGCCGTCGAGGCCGCGAAGGGCGAACTCGGCATCTACATCCGTTCTGACGGGACTGAGACACCAGCGCGGTTCAAGATCCGCGGTCCCTCTTTCTCCCACGTGCAGGCGCTGTCCGAGATGGCTCGCGGTGAATACGTCCCAGACCTCGTGGCGACGATTGGCAGTCTCGACACCATCATGGGCGAGGTCGACCGGTAG
- a CDS encoding lipoate--protein ligase family protein — MSLADLEWRVIGEETRPGPMTMALEAAAAETVAEGGPATVRVYTWPDTLSLGYGQDPDTIDWAFCDREDIGVTRRPTGGGAIYHDSVADISYGIIAPADAVPGDLMACYEQFCEPVLDAFERMGVDATFADDERSAVHQPACYLRQLHPAHDIVGPDGRKLSGNAQYRQKDAVIQHGSLSVSLRPDRHCGCFSADPNSERFGERVGAIDEYADIDRAEAVETLRSTLAEWVDATEGSWTDDELARAREHAEEKYAAAEWIRRSP; from the coding sequence ATGTCACTGGCCGACCTAGAGTGGCGCGTCATCGGCGAGGAAACACGACCCGGGCCGATGACGATGGCGCTGGAAGCGGCCGCTGCCGAAACCGTCGCCGAGGGCGGTCCGGCAACGGTACGAGTGTACACTTGGCCCGATACGCTGTCGCTTGGCTACGGACAGGACCCCGACACCATCGACTGGGCGTTCTGTGACCGCGAGGACATCGGGGTGACGCGCCGACCCACCGGCGGTGGGGCGATATATCACGACAGCGTGGCTGACATCTCCTACGGCATTATCGCGCCGGCCGACGCCGTTCCGGGCGATCTGATGGCGTGTTACGAGCAGTTCTGCGAGCCGGTTTTAGATGCATTCGAGCGCATGGGCGTCGACGCCACTTTCGCTGACGACGAGCGGTCGGCGGTCCATCAGCCGGCCTGTTACCTGCGGCAACTCCATCCGGCCCACGATATCGTCGGCCCTGACGGCCGCAAACTCAGCGGGAACGCTCAGTATCGCCAGAAGGACGCTGTCATCCAGCACGGCTCCCTGTCCGTCTCGTTGCGTCCCGACCGCCACTGTGGCTGTTTCAGCGCCGACCCCAATTCCGAACGGTTCGGCGAGCGTGTCGGGGCGATAGACGAGTACGCCGATATCGACCGCGCCGAAGCCGTCGAGACGCTCCGCTCGACGCTGGCTGAGTGGGTCGATGCGACCGAGGGCTCGTGGACGGACGACGAACTCGCCCGCGCACGCGAGCACGCAGAGGAGAAGTACGCTGCAGCCGAGTGGATACGGCGGTCGCCCTGA
- a CDS encoding serine/threonine-protein kinase RIO2 — MVQNVASVMAELEPEDFHLLSGVEQGMRFSEYVAREKLTEFSRLTAEDVDYRLDRCADRGLVERKTIQYEGFKLTFEGYDTLALHTFAERDTIEGVGSPLGVGKESDVYEAQSYKPVALKYHREGYTNFREVMKEREYTADRDHVSWLYTARKAAEREYDALETLYPDVAVPQPIDTNRHAIVMEKIDGVELSRTKLETEQVLPILDLVLEEMQTAYREGYVHADMSEYNVFVTNEGVVVFDWPQAVPTDHENARELLTRDVENIVSYFERKYPQEISDVDRDAVAERLAADAFDSITEFTE; from the coding sequence ATGGTCCAGAACGTGGCTTCAGTGATGGCGGAGCTGGAACCCGAGGACTTCCATCTGCTCTCCGGCGTCGAGCAGGGGATGCGGTTCTCGGAGTACGTCGCCCGCGAGAAGTTGACCGAGTTCTCCCGGCTGACGGCGGAAGACGTCGACTACCGGCTCGACCGGTGTGCGGACCGCGGCCTGGTCGAACGGAAGACCATCCAGTACGAGGGGTTCAAGCTCACTTTCGAGGGGTATGACACGCTCGCGCTCCACACCTTCGCCGAGCGCGACACCATCGAGGGTGTCGGCTCACCGCTGGGCGTGGGCAAGGAAAGCGACGTGTACGAGGCCCAGTCGTACAAGCCGGTGGCCCTGAAGTACCACCGCGAAGGGTACACCAATTTCCGCGAAGTGATGAAAGAGCGGGAGTACACCGCCGACCGCGACCACGTCTCCTGGCTCTACACCGCTCGGAAGGCCGCCGAGCGAGAGTACGATGCCCTCGAAACGCTGTATCCGGACGTGGCGGTCCCACAGCCAATCGACACGAACCGCCATGCGATTGTCATGGAAAAGATAGACGGTGTCGAACTCTCCCGAACGAAACTCGAAACAGAACAGGTACTACCGATTCTGGATCTCGTCCTCGAAGAGATGCAGACGGCCTACCGCGAGGGGTACGTCCACGCGGACATGAGCGAGTACAACGTCTTCGTCACGAATGAGGGCGTTGTCGTCTTCGATTGGCCCCAGGCCGTCCCGACCGACCACGAAAACGCCCGGGAACTGCTAACTCGCGATGTCGAGAACATTGTGAGCTACTTCGAACGAAAATATCCACAGGAAATCAGTGACGTGGACAGGGACGCAGTCGCTGAACGGCTGGCGGCCGACGCGTTCGATTCTATTACCGAGTTTACTGAATAG
- a CDS encoding DolP-mannose mannosyltransferase produces MAPDAGIFQHLGWYLTRGGRLYVDAWEPKLPLSYETTGALAMLAGGDMYRLHLLSVALMSVAVCGIVGLVVILVHDITGDDVAASLAGLSMFLLPGFAVRPAYGFKAKYLFVLCGLLAIYLYTREYPALSGVAAAASVGYWQAAAIFPLIVVGLAIQQRDVRALERVVAGGLGFTVVMLAPVFLVWHSVSEMVVQVLLVPLQTEEQASILARLVAGVVHFKWASPFVVLGGLGLAHTARCWLRGDDSVVGCTDWWIPVGAAWFAFLIFFVDFETGGYTDLIPGLAFVAIGVGIAAATLRDRRRRQALTAVLALVLVVNVAVLGSVGLVFTPVETPGPVPMSDLETTGLPEAYGESESVPDVRYIYWQRLEPSACHYRLSVMELRWLDRVDSSVDSRCLDLGTARARLASG; encoded by the coding sequence ATGGCTCCCGACGCTGGCATCTTCCAGCATCTCGGCTGGTATCTGACGCGGGGCGGTCGATTGTACGTCGACGCCTGGGAGCCGAAGCTCCCGCTGTCCTACGAGACGACCGGTGCTCTGGCGATGCTGGCCGGCGGCGACATGTACCGGCTCCACCTCCTCAGCGTGGCGCTGATGAGCGTGGCGGTGTGTGGAATCGTCGGGCTCGTCGTGATACTCGTCCACGACATCACCGGCGACGATGTCGCTGCATCGCTGGCCGGCCTCTCGATGTTCCTGCTGCCGGGGTTCGCCGTCCGGCCCGCCTATGGGTTCAAAGCAAAGTACCTCTTTGTCCTCTGTGGACTCCTGGCGATATACCTGTACACGCGCGAATACCCGGCGTTGAGCGGTGTGGCCGCGGCGGCCAGCGTCGGGTACTGGCAGGCCGCGGCCATCTTCCCGCTCATCGTGGTTGGACTGGCCATCCAGCAGCGAGACGTGCGGGCGCTCGAACGTGTCGTCGCCGGCGGCCTCGGTTTCACTGTGGTCATGCTTGCGCCGGTGTTTCTCGTCTGGCACTCGGTCTCGGAGATGGTCGTCCAGGTGCTGCTCGTGCCGCTACAGACCGAGGAGCAGGCGTCGATACTCGCCCGACTCGTCGCCGGCGTCGTCCATTTCAAGTGGGCGTCGCCGTTCGTGGTACTGGGCGGCCTCGGACTCGCGCACACCGCCCGGTGCTGGCTCAGGGGCGACGACAGCGTGGTCGGGTGCACCGACTGGTGGATTCCGGTCGGCGCGGCGTGGTTCGCATTCCTGATATTCTTCGTCGACTTCGAAACCGGCGGCTACACCGACCTCATTCCGGGGCTCGCGTTCGTCGCAATCGGCGTTGGGATAGCCGCTGCGACACTGCGTGACCGACGACGGAGGCAGGCGCTCACCGCGGTTCTCGCGCTGGTTCTCGTCGTCAACGTCGCCGTCCTCGGTAGCGTCGGTCTCGTCTTCACACCCGTTGAAACGCCGGGACCGGTGCCGATGTCAGACCTCGAAACCACCGGTCTCCCGGAGGCCTACGGGGAGAGCGAGTCGGTGCCCGATGTCCGGTACATCTATTGGCAGCGGCTCGAACCGTCGGCGTGTCACTACCGGCTCTCGGTGATGGAGTTGCGGTGGCTCGACAGAGTCGACTCGTCGGTAGACAGTCGCTGTCTCGACTTGGGGACCGCCAGAGCGAGGCTTGCAAGCGGCTAA
- a CDS encoding acyl-CoA thioesterase, with translation MSFEYTTDVEVRYTDIDTYGHVNNATYATYFEEARIDYLHDVVDCGEALLSGSESGTGMVIANLEVDYIQPVQISDAVAVAVRVPRLGEKSFPFEYEVRTEDGVAATGETTVVTYDRDTESSRSIPEDWREAITQFEGL, from the coding sequence ATGAGCTTCGAGTACACGACGGACGTCGAGGTCCGGTACACGGACATCGACACGTACGGCCACGTCAACAACGCGACGTATGCGACCTACTTCGAGGAGGCTCGCATCGACTACCTGCACGACGTGGTCGACTGTGGCGAGGCGCTGCTCTCGGGCAGCGAGTCGGGCACTGGCATGGTCATCGCGAACCTCGAAGTCGATTACATCCAGCCCGTCCAGATCAGTGACGCAGTCGCCGTTGCCGTCCGGGTTCCACGTCTTGGCGAGAAGAGCTTCCCCTTCGAGTACGAGGTCCGGACCGAAGATGGTGTGGCTGCGACCGGAGAAACAACCGTCGTCACATACGACCGCGACACAGAATCCTCGCGCTCGATCCCCGAAGACTGGCGAGAGGCGATCACCCAGTTCGAGGGGCTGTAG